ACATTAAAAGAATGGTTAGTTGATCCCAAAACTCATGTTAGAAAAGGAGATCCAATTGCAGTTGTAAATTTATCTAACACAGGCGATATAGAAGTTAAAGCTGGTGAAAATGGTAAAATTAATCATCTCGTCAAAGAAGGTGAAGTTATTTATAATCCCAATAATCCAGAAGACGTGATACAAAGCAATGCTCATGTTTTTGGTGAAATTAGATATGATAATCCCGTTGCTTTAACTTTGCCTAATGGTGATAAGCAAACCAAAGGCATACCATTTATTGTTGTTTGGTTGATTGCAGGTGCGACATTTTTTACCTTTAAAATGGGCTTTATCAATATTAGAGGTTTTAAACATTCATTTCAACTGGCTAGAGGAAAATATGACGATCCTGATGCACCAGGTCGAATTACTCACTTCCAGGCTTTAACGACAGCAGTTTCAGCAACGGTTGGTCTCGGTAATATTGCGGGTGTAGCCATTGCCATTTCTCTTGGTGGTGCTGGAGCCACATTTTGGATGATTTTGGCAGGTTTACTCGGGATGTCATCAAAATTTGTAGAATGTACACTTGGTGTTAAATACAGATTTATCAATAAAGAAGGACGTATTTTTGGTGGTCCGATGAATTACCTGAGATATGGGCTTGAAAAAAGAAACCTAAAAGGTCTTGGTAAAACTTTAGCTTTGATCTTTGCGGTTCTGGCTATTGGAGCTTCTTTTGGTGGTGGAAATATGTTTCAAGCCAACCAATCTTTTAAAGTATTAGCTGGTCAAATTCCAATGCTTGAAGGCAATGGATTTTATTTTGGACTTATTTTAGCTATTTTAGTTGGTATTGTTATTATTGGTGGAATCACCAGTATAGCAAGAGTAACTGACAAAGTTGTACCGTTTATGGCGACCATTTATGTGATAGGTGCTTTTATTGTAATTGGCGTAAATATTGATAATCTTGGTGCGACTTTTTCAGCAATTATTAATGGTGCTTTTTCGCCAAGTGCACTTAAAGGTGGTTTTATAGGCGTGTTAATTGTTGGTTTTCAACGTCTTGCATTTTCAAATGAAGCAGGTGTTGGTTCAGCGACAATTGCTCACTCAGCTGCTAAAACCAATCATCCGCCGTCTGAAGGTTTTGTGGCTTTACTTGAACCATTTATTGACACCGTTGTGGTTTGTACGCTTACGGCTTTGGTTTTAATTTTTACAGGTATGCACGAAGTTAATGGTCTTTCAGGCGTTCAATTGACTACTGATGCGTTTGGTAGCGTTGTCTCTTGGTTTCCTTATGTCTTAGCTTTAGCCGTTTTCTTATTTGCCTTTTCTACTATGATTTCTTGGTCATACTACGGTATGAGAGCTTGGTCTTATATATTTGGACGCGAGAGAAGAAATGAATTAGTATATAAAGTTTTCTTTTTAGTGTTTGTCGTTGTTGGTGCTTCTATAAGTTTAGGTGCAGTTTTAGATTTCTCTGACATGATGATTTTGGCAATGTCATTTCCTAATATTATTGGTTTATTGATCATGTCAGGTGAAGTCAGAAAAGACTTAAAAGATTATTTAGATAAATTGAAAAAAGGCGAACTCTTTGTTCGTCAGAAATAAGTGATTTAAAGTGAAGGCAAAAAAATCCCGTTCGGTTTTGACAATATCGCAACAGAATGGGGTTTTTTTGTTAGTAGGTTTGATTATTGTGTGCCTTATAGGCGTTTTATATTACAATTACAATTATTATAAATTAAGCCCATATCAAAGTTTGATAGATACAATTGCACAACAAAAAATTGATTCTTTAAAAATTATAAAAGCCGAGCAAAAGCCGTCTTATCAATACAAAATCTATCCTTTTAATCCTAATTTTTTAAAAGAAGGAAAAGCCTATCGCTTGGGTTTGTCTGCTGAAGAACACAACAGATTAATTGCTTTTAGAGATAAGGGAAAATGGATAAATTCAGTTGAAGATTTTCAAAATGTTACTCAAGTTTCTGATGAGATTTTAAAAAAAATTTTACCATATTTTAAATTTCCAGATTGGGTTGTTGAACAGCAGAAAGCAAAAAGACAATCAGAGCCAATAATCATTTTAAGTTATAAGCAAAAGCAAGATTTAAATATAGCAACAGCTGAAGACCTGCAGAAAATCAGCGGTGTAGGCGAAGTGCTATCTAAACGTATCATTGCATACAGAGATAAAATCGGTAAGTTCAGATCCGATATTCAACTCAAGGATGTTTGGGGTCTCAAATACGATGTCATTGATAAAATCACTGCAAAAATGAAAGTAAAATCAAATAATGAACAGCCAAAAATTGATATCAACCAAGCGTCTTTAATAGAGTTGACTGAAGTGCCATATTTTGATTACGAATTGGCAAGAGAAATATTTCAGTTTATAAAAGTTAATCAAGGTATAAATTCGTTTGAAGAATTGTCAAAATTACAACAATTTCCTACTTCCAAAATTGATAGAATTAAATTATATTTGGCGATAAATAAGTAATTCTTATTTTTTATTAAAATTACTAAGAAAATATCAACTATGAATACAAACTATTTTTCAGAAGACCACGAATTGTTCAGATCAACACTACGAGATTTTCTCCAAAAAGAAGTCGTTCCACACGTTGATAAATGGGAAAAGGATGGAAAAATTGATCCAGCCATTTGGACAAAAATGGGCGAAATGGGTTATTTTGGTTTGGCATATCCTGAACAATATGGCGGAATGGATTTAGATTTTTTCTACACGACTATTTTACTTGAAGAGATGCAACGTGTCAACTCTGGTGGATTTGCAGTGACAATCTGGGCTCACGCATATTTAGCGATGACACATCTCAATGCTGAAGGTTCAGATGAATTAAAAAAGAAATATTTAACGGCTAGTATCTCTGGTGAAAAAGTAGGTTGCCTATGTATCACTGAACCTTTCGGAGGCTCAGATGTTGCTGGTATGAAAACCACAGCAGTCAAAGTAGGCGATGAATATGTTATCAATGGTTCAAAAACTTTTATTACCAACGGCGTATATTCAGATTATTTGATTGTCGCGGCAAAAACTAGTCCCGAACAGAAATCAAAGGGAATGAGTATCTTTCTTATAGATAGAGAAACCAAAGGAATTTCAGCGACAAAATTAAATAAACTTGGTTGGAGAGCTTCAGATACAGCAGAATTAGCTTTTGATAATGTAAGGATTCCCGCTACTAATCTTATGGGAAAAGAAGACAAAGGCTTCAGTTATATTATGCAACATTTTGCAACTGAGCGATTAATTATGGGTATTAATGCCCATGCAAGAGCAGAATATGCTATTGAATATGCATTAGGATATATGAAAGAGCGCGAAGCTTTTGGCAAAAAATTGACTGAATTTCAAGCACTTCGTCATAAAATCGCAGAAATGTCAACACGTGTAGAAATCTGTAAACACTTCAATTATGCGGTTGCGTCTCGATTAGATAAAGGCGAATATGTAGTCAAAGAAGCCAGTATGTCTAAACTTGAATCTACAAAAGTCGCAGACGAAGTCATTTATGATTGTTTGCAACTTCTCGGCGGATATGGATATGTTGAAGACTATCCATTAGCAAGAATGCTTAGAGATTCTAGACTTGGTCCAATTGGTGGTGGTACCTCTGAAATCTTAAAAGAAGTCTTAGCTAAAATGATTGTGGACGAAAAGGAGTATAAGCCAGCAACACAATAAATTTTTATGCACTTATGATCAAATGAGATATCAATCATAGTCGAGTCTATTTTTTTACATTTGTAATATGTCTCAAATAACGACATTTCTATCATATCTCGAAAACGAAAAACAGTATTCTAAACATACTATTATCGCTTATCAAAATGATTTAAAGGGTTTTAGTCAATTTTTAAAAGATAATTTTGATGATTTGTCCGTAATTGATGTAGATTATTTTCAAGTCGAATCTTGGATAGCTGAGTTGTCTCAACATAATTTGAAGCATAAAAGTATCAACAGAAAACTTAGTTCGCTCAAAACTTTTTATATGTTTTTACTTAAAACGGATCAGATAAAGACTTCACCCATGCAAAAACTTAAAAGTCTGAAAACACCAAAACCTTTAAGCACACCTTTTTCTATTCAAGAAGTTGAAAATGTAATCAATAGTTTTGAGCCAGTAGATTTTAAATCTTCAAGGCAAGCATTGATTATTGAGTTGCTTTATGCAACAGGAATGCGACGTGCAGAATTAATTTCATTGCAAACCAAGGATGTAGATTTAGCTAAACAGCAATTAAAAATTACAGGAAAAAGAAACAAACAACGTATTATTCCTTTATACAATAAAATATGTGAGAGTATTAAAAATTATTTACAATTTAAAAAGCACAATGGTCTATCGCATCCAAATTTATTGGTTACTGATCAAGATGAACCACTATATCCAAGCTTAGTTTATCACGTAGTAAATAATGCTTTTAGTGAATTTTCAAGCAAATCAAAAACCAGTCCACATATTTTACGTCACACATTTGCAACACATTTATTGAATCAAGGCTCTGATTTGAATGCCATAAAAGAACTGCTTGGACACGAAAGTCTTTCATCTACAGAGATTTACACTCACAATAGTATTGAGCAACTCAAGCAATCTTACTTTAATAATCATCCAAGAGAATCAAAATAATTCATACTTCAAAAAATATACAAAAAAAAGCAAAATTATTTTTTGTATGAAAATTAAACTCTATATATTTGCATTCCGCAAAAAATGCGGTAATAAGTTCTTAAAAAGCCGATGTAGCTCAGCTGGCTAGAGCGACTGATTTGTAATCAGCAGGTCGTGGGTTCGAGTCCCTCTATCGGCTCGTATTGAAATGTTGAAAATATTCTATCGTTGAATAGTTTTATTTTGCAAACAAAAAACAGGACGAGAAGCCTGTCCTGAGCGAAGTCGAAGGGAGTTTATCCATCGGCTCGTGCTGAAATGTTGAAAATATTCTATCGTTGAATAGTTTTATTTTGCAAACAAAAAACAGGACGAGAAGCCTGTCCTGAACGAAGTCGAAAGGAGTTTATCCATCGGCTCGTGCTGAAATGTTGAAATGCTAAAATGTAAATTTTAGTATGGTTTTGGGGAGATACTCAAGCGGCTAACGAGGGCAGACTGTAAATCTGCTGACCTAGTCTTCGCAGGTTCGAATCCTGCTCTCCCCACAAGTGCAGAAAAACTGCAAAGTTCTTTGTATTTTGGAATACGTCATTAAATTAAGATAAAAGCGGAAGTAGCTCAGTTGGTAGAGCGTCAGCCTTCCAAGCTGAATGTCGCCGGTTCGAACCCGGTCTTCCGCTCTAATTTTTTTTGACTTGAAGAAGGATGAAGATTGAAGATTAATTTATATTAAGATCTTTGATTTAGGGTGAGAAGCTTGTGCTGAGCATGTCGAAGTAAACCCGGTCTTCCGCTCTAATTTTTTTTTTAACTTGAAGAATGATGAAGATTGAAGATTAATTTATATTAAGATCTTTGATTTAGGGTGAGAAGCTTGTGCTGAGCATGTCGAAGTAAACCCGGTCTAATTTTGAGAGTGTTGAAATCTGATAAGCAATGGAATCATTTATAAGTTGTTTATGTATAGTCAATAATGAGATAACCACTTTACGCCGACGTAGCTCAGGGGTAGAGCGTTTCCTTGGTAAGGAAAAGGTCACGAGTTCAATTCTCGTCGTTGGCTCTAAAATATAAAAGAATAAAAAAAATAAAAATAAAAACGTTAACACTAATATATAACTAAGATTAAATAATTTACTTATGGCAAAGGAAAATTTTGATCGCTCCAAACCACACCTTAACATAGGTACGCTTGGACATGTCGATCACGGTAAAACTACTTTAACTGCTGCAATCACAAAAGTGATGGCTGATAAAGGCTATTCAGAAGCTTCTGCTTTTGATCAAATTGATAATGCACCTGAAGAAAAAGAGCGTGGTATCACAATCAACTCTTCGCATGTTGAATATCAAACAGAAAAAAGACACTATGCACACGTTGATTGTCCAGGTCACGCCGACTATGTAAAAAACATGGTAACTGGTCTTGCACAAATGGACGGTGCAATTTTAGTTGTTGCGGCTACTGATGGTCCTATGCCACAAACACGTGAGCATATTTTGCTTGGTCGCCAAGTTGGTGTGCCTCGTATCGTTGCTTTCCTTAATAAAGTTGACTTAGTTGACGATGAGGAGTTGCTTGAGTTGGTTGAAATGGAAGTTAGAGACTTGTTAAGTTTCTACGATTATGATGGTGACAATGCTCCCGTTATTGCTGGTTCTGCTTTAGGAGCTCTTGAAGGCGATGAAAAATGGGCTGAAAAAATTGTTGAATTAATGGATGCTGTAGATGAATATATTGAGTTACCAAAAAGAGAAGTTGATAAAGACTTTTTAATGCCAGTTGAAGATGTTTTCTCTATCACTGGTCGTGGTTCTGTTGCTACAGGTAGAATTGAAACGGGTGTTGCTAATACTGGTGATCCTGTAGAATTAATTGGTATGGGAGCTGAAAAATTAAAATCAACAATTACTGGTGTTGAGATGTTCCGTAAAATATTAGATAGAGGTGAAGCTGGGGACAATGTCGGTATCTTGTTAAGAGGTATTGAAAAAGACCAAATCACAAGAGGTATGGTTATTACTAAACCTGGTACAGTAACACCTCATGCCAAGTTTAAGGCTGAAGTTTATGTCTTGAAAAAAGAAGAAGGAGGTCGTCATACACCATTCCATAACAACTATAGACCTCAGTTTTATGTAAGAACTACTGATGTTACAGGAACAATTACCTTGCCAGATGGTGTAGAAATGGTAATGCCTGGAGATAACTTAACTATCACAGTTGAATTGTTACAACCTATCGCTTTAAATGTGGGATTACAATTTGCAATTAGAGAAGGTGGTCGTACAGTTGGAGCTGGACAAGTAACTGAAATTTTAGACTAATTTCTTTTAATATATAAGTTGAGGTAATACGATAAAATCGTTATTACCTCGACTTTTTAATAAACGGGTTTAGCTCAGTTGGTAGAGCACTGGTCTCCAAAACCAGGTGTCGGGAGTTCGAGCCTCTCAACCCGTGCAAACAATGTTTTAGATTTTAGTTAAAACTAATTTTAAAATAACTAATTAAGCTACAAAATGTCAGGTATAATTAAATATATAAACGAATCCTACTATGAATTAATAAATCATGTAACTTGGCCGTCTTATGCAGATGCTCAAAGACTTATGGTTATTGTGGCTGTTTTTTCAGTATTATTAGCACTTGCTGTTTTTGGTATCGATCAATTATTTAGCGGTATTATTGAACAATATTTTAATTGGGTAAAATCTTAATTATGTCTGAAACATCACTAAAAAAATGGTATGTTGTAAGGTCTATAAGTGGATCTGAGAACAAAGTTAAAGATTATATAAAAAAAGAAATCGCTCATGAAGGGCTTGAGGATTACGTTGACGAAATATTAGTGCCTACAGAAAAAGTTGTTCAAATAAGAAATGGTAAAAAAATACAGAAGGATAAAGTTTATCTTCCTGGATATATTGTAATTAACGCTAATTTAGAAGGCGAATTGCCACACATTATTAAAAATGTTAATGGTGTTATCGGGTTTTTAGGAGAAACCAAAGGTGGTGATCATATGCCTTTAAGAAAATCTGAAGTCAATAGATTATTAGGAAAAGTTGATGAGTTAAGTACAAGCAAAGAACAAGTTAACATTCCATTTACTATTGGTGAAAATGTGAAAGTAATTGACGGACCATTTAATAGCTTTAATGGAACAATTGAAAAGGTTAATGAAGAAAAACGCAAGCTTCAAGTTATGGTGAAAATATTTGGACGTAAAACACCAGTTGAATTAAGCTTTATGCAAGTTGAAAAAATATAAATGTTACAAGATATAGATTGTTTTATTGCTTCCCACTGAAACAATCCCATCAAAAACAAAAACAAAAATGGCAAAAGAAGTAAGTAAAATTGTGAAACTACAAGTTAGAGGTGGTCTGCAAACCCATCTCCGCCAGTAGGTCCAGCTCTTGGTCTTGCAGGTGTTAACATTATGGAGTTTTGTAAGCAATTTAATGGTAGAACTCAAGATAAGGCTGGAAAAGTATTACCTGTAGAAATTACTGTGTATGCTGATAAATCTTTTGATTTTATTATCAAAACCCCACCAGCAGGACGATAAATATTAGAAGCTACCAAATCAAAAAAAGGTTCAGGTGAACCTAATAGAAAGAAGGTAGCAACTATAACACAGGATCAAATTAAAGCAATTGCTGAAGATAAAATGCAAGATCTCAATGCTTTTACTGTTGAGTCTGCTATGAAAATGGTTGCTGGAACTGCACGTTCTATGGGTGTTAATGTAAAAGGTGATGCACCTTTTTAAATTTCTAAATTAATTTCAATGGGACAAATTACAAAAAAACAAAAAGAAGCTAAAGCTAAAATCGATAGAGATAATCTCTATACCGTAGCTGAAGCTTCAAAACTTGTAAAAGATATATCTAATGCTAACTTTGATGAATCAGTAGATTTAGCTATTAGACTCAATGTAGATCCACGTAAAGCTAATCAAATGGTAAGAGGTGTTGTAACCCTTCCTAACGGAACAGGTAAACAAACTACTGTTTTAGCTTTAGTAACTCCAGATAAAGCTGATGAAGCTAAAGAAGCTGGTGCTGACTATGTTGGTCT
This genomic window from Flavobacterium sp. CS20 contains:
- a CDS encoding amino acid carrier protein; the encoded protein is MLRVLLSMFALVFSMTIFSQNIVIKEKLINPSDEINDGSIQVEVEGGTPPYQYKWSNQSTPLSSNKAVGLTEGVYYNIKVTDANGQTAEKDLKIKSVSITEHFNGFFTPVVGAMGSVLFWDPFFAVGIYDPVVYTSKDLIFAPEWNADTQEVYTLKEWLVDPKTHVRKGDPIAVVNLSNTGDIEVKAGENGKINHLVKEGEVIYNPNNPEDVIQSNAHVFGEIRYDNPVALTLPNGDKQTKGIPFIVVWLIAGATFFTFKMGFINIRGFKHSFQLARGKYDDPDAPGRITHFQALTTAVSATVGLGNIAGVAIAISLGGAGATFWMILAGLLGMSSKFVECTLGVKYRFINKEGRIFGGPMNYLRYGLEKRNLKGLGKTLALIFAVLAIGASFGGGNMFQANQSFKVLAGQIPMLEGNGFYFGLILAILVGIVIIGGITSIARVTDKVVPFMATIYVIGAFIVIGVNIDNLGATFSAIINGAFSPSALKGGFIGVLIVGFQRLAFSNEAGVGSATIAHSAAKTNHPPSEGFVALLEPFIDTVVVCTLTALVLIFTGMHEVNGLSGVQLTTDAFGSVVSWFPYVLALAVFLFAFSTMISWSYYGMRAWSYIFGRERRNELVYKVFFLVFVVVGASISLGAVLDFSDMMILAMSFPNIIGLLIMSGEVRKDLKDYLDKLKKGELFVRQK
- a CDS encoding helix-hairpin-helix domain-containing protein — encoded protein: MTISQQNGVFLLVGLIIVCLIGVLYYNYNYYKLSPYQSLIDTIAQQKIDSLKIIKAEQKPSYQYKIYPFNPNFLKEGKAYRLGLSAEEHNRLIAFRDKGKWINSVEDFQNVTQVSDEILKKILPYFKFPDWVVEQQKAKRQSEPIIILSYKQKQDLNIATAEDLQKISGVGEVLSKRIIAYRDKIGKFRSDIQLKDVWGLKYDVIDKITAKMKVKSNNEQPKIDINQASLIELTEVPYFDYELAREIFQFIKVNQGINSFEELSKLQQFPTSKIDRIKLYLAINK
- a CDS encoding acyl-CoA dehydrogenase family protein, which codes for MNTNYFSEDHELFRSTLRDFLQKEVVPHVDKWEKDGKIDPAIWTKMGEMGYFGLAYPEQYGGMDLDFFYTTILLEEMQRVNSGGFAVTIWAHAYLAMTHLNAEGSDELKKKYLTASISGEKVGCLCITEPFGGSDVAGMKTTAVKVGDEYVINGSKTFITNGVYSDYLIVAAKTSPEQKSKGMSIFLIDRETKGISATKLNKLGWRASDTAELAFDNVRIPATNLMGKEDKGFSYIMQHFATERLIMGINAHARAEYAIEYALGYMKEREAFGKKLTEFQALRHKIAEMSTRVEICKHFNYAVASRLDKGEYVVKEASMSKLESTKVADEVIYDCLQLLGGYGYVEDYPLARMLRDSRLGPIGGGTSEILKEVLAKMIVDEKEYKPATQ
- a CDS encoding tyrosine-type recombinase/integrase, whose product is MSQITTFLSYLENEKQYSKHTIIAYQNDLKGFSQFLKDNFDDLSVIDVDYFQVESWIAELSQHNLKHKSINRKLSSLKTFYMFLLKTDQIKTSPMQKLKSLKTPKPLSTPFSIQEVENVINSFEPVDFKSSRQALIIELLYATGMRRAELISLQTKDVDLAKQQLKITGKRNKQRIIPLYNKICESIKNYLQFKKHNGLSHPNLLVTDQDEPLYPSLVYHVVNNAFSEFSSKSKTSPHILRHTFATHLLNQGSDLNAIKELLGHESLSSTEIYTHNSIEQLKQSYFNNHPRESK
- the tuf gene encoding elongation factor Tu; its protein translation is MAKENFDRSKPHLNIGTLGHVDHGKTTLTAAITKVMADKGYSEASAFDQIDNAPEEKERGITINSSHVEYQTEKRHYAHVDCPGHADYVKNMVTGLAQMDGAILVVAATDGPMPQTREHILLGRQVGVPRIVAFLNKVDLVDDEELLELVEMEVRDLLSFYDYDGDNAPVIAGSALGALEGDEKWAEKIVELMDAVDEYIELPKREVDKDFLMPVEDVFSITGRGSVATGRIETGVANTGDPVELIGMGAEKLKSTITGVEMFRKILDRGEAGDNVGILLRGIEKDQITRGMVITKPGTVTPHAKFKAEVYVLKKEEGGRHTPFHNNYRPQFYVRTTDVTGTITLPDGVEMVMPGDNLTITVELLQPIALNVGLQFAIREGGRTVGAGQVTEILD
- the secE gene encoding preprotein translocase subunit SecE, whose product is MSGIIKYINESYYELINHVTWPSYADAQRLMVIVAVFSVLLALAVFGIDQLFSGIIEQYFNWVKS
- the nusG gene encoding transcription termination/antitermination protein NusG produces the protein MSETSLKKWYVVRSISGSENKVKDYIKKEIAHEGLEDYVDEILVPTEKVVQIRNGKKIQKDKVYLPGYIVINANLEGELPHIIKNVNGVIGFLGETKGGDHMPLRKSEVNRLLGKVDELSTSKEQVNIPFTIGENVKVIDGPFNSFNGTIEKVNEEKRKLQVMVKIFGRKTPVELSFMQVEKI